One genomic segment of Scophthalmus maximus strain ysfricsl-2021 chromosome 3, ASM2237912v1, whole genome shotgun sequence includes these proteins:
- the mrps25 gene encoding 28S ribosomal protein S25, mitochondrial, whose amino-acid sequence MPMKGRFPIRRTLEYLQRSDIIFKNRVKIMTVNYNTHGELSDGARKFVFFNIPQIQYKNPWVQIMMFKNMTPSPFLKFYLDDGEQVLVDVEGKEHIQITQHIKKILGKSEEVLQAEARAKMQASNPANFGPKKYCLRECICEVHGQVPCPGITPLPKEMTGKYRAKMAASQE is encoded by the exons ATGCCGATGAAAGGAAGGTTTCCGATCAGGAGGACCCTGGAATACCTGCAGAGAAGCGACATCATCTTTAAAAACCGAGTGAAGATCATGACGGTGAACTACAACACGCACGGGGAGCTCAGCGACGGAGCAAG aaagttTGTGTTCTTCAATATTCCTCAGATTCAGTACAAAAACCCGTGGGTCCAAATAATGATGTTCAAAAATATGACACCATCACCGTTCTTGAAGTTCTACCTGG ATGACGGGGAGCAGGTGCTGGTGGATGTGGAAGGGAAGGAGCACATACAAATTACACAACATATAAAGAAGATTTTGGGCAAATCAGA AGAAGTGTTACAAGCGGAGGCTCGTGCCAAGATGCAGGCCTCCAACCCTGCAAACTTTGGTCCAAAGAAGTACTGTCTGAGGGAGTGTATCTGTGAGGTGCACGGCCAGGTGCCGTGTCCCGGCATCACACCGCTGCCCAAGGAGATGACGGGAAAATACCGGGCAAAGATGGCAGCGTCGCAGGAGTGA
- the trh gene encoding pro-thyrotropin-releasing hormone, which translates to MKSTCLLILASLVLFNLAVCGGQGIPAEEDTDGRTIDDILLQRAESLLIRSILAKMQDEDDRSEGFTPQPEWVTKRQHPGKRHGDELEKRQHPGRREEDEEDQYLDVQRRQHPGKREDEIHSFTELQKRQHPGKRSAGGYISDDPVILLSELSKRQHPGKRYLVLHSKRQHPGKRQPDDGDGDGDWDAGAEGDEDLAGLEKRQHPGKRFWDNSSPDLGTNSPCDVLDPTSCSKTSLLLDFLDNISKSHAEEKRQHPGKRFTPEQDLVKGE; encoded by the exons ATGAAGTCGACGTGCCTCCTCATCTTGGCTTCTCTCGTGCTCTTCAACTTGGCGGTGTGCGGAGGACAGGGCATCCCCGCCGAGGAGGACACGGACGGCAGGACCATAGACGACATCCTTCTCCAGAGAGCGGAGAGTCTCCTGATACGGTCCATCCTGGCAAAGATGCAGGACGAAGACGACAGGAGCG AGGGATTTACCCCTCAGCCAGAATGGGTGACGAAGCGACAGCATCCCGGCAAGAGACACGGAGACGAATTGGAGAAGCGGCAGCATccgggaaggagagaggaggacgaggaggaccaGTACCTGGACGTTCAGAGGAGACAGCACCCGGGGAAACGCGAAGACGAAATACACTCGTTCACGGAGCTCCAGAAGAGACAGCACCCGGGGAAGCGCTCCGCGGGGGGCTACATTTCTGACGACCCCGTTATACTCTTGAGTGAACTTTCTAAACGCCAGCACCCCGGCAAGCGCTACCTGGTGCTGCACAGCAAACGCCAGCACCCAGGTAAGCGCCAGCCTGACGACGGGGATGGCGACGGGGACTGGGACGCGGGCGCAGAGGGAGACGAAGACCTCGCGGGGTTGGAAAAGCGTCAACACCCAGGAAAGCGGTTTTGGGATAACTCGAGTCCGGATCTGGGCACGAACAGTCCGTGTGACGTATTGGACCCCACGAGCTGCAGCAAGACGAGTCTGCTGCTCGACTTTTTAGACAACATCAGCAAGAGTCATGCCGAGGAGAAGAGGCAACACCCGGGTAAAAGGTTCACACCCGAGCAGGACTTAGTGAAAGGAGAGTAG
- the LOC118316440 gene encoding rabenosyn-5, with amino-acid sequence MASGYPPPFEGTGEVKEGFLCPLCLKDLQSFYQLQDHYEEEHSGDDRHVRGQLKSLVQKAKKAKDKFLKRDGDDRPDTGSYESFYYGGVDPYMWEPQELGATRSHLDVFKKHRAARIDHYVIEVNKLIIRLEKLTSFDRINSDAAKIRAIEKSVVSWVSDSDVPFCPDCGNKFNMRNRRHHCRLCGSIMCRRCMDFVPIPLAQKLISGTREALCAHGSPGHSQSPPAAGGSSGMGSRRGSISSLSSVTSMLEEKDDEKIRCCHHCMDTLLKRQQKLEEKDHMPDIVKLYERLRMCMDKVDEKAPEYIRMAESLNAGETTYNLDTAGGLRLEVQKYYELIDALSKRILTLGVKDDPPPHPKSLQLQRMVRYTATLFVQEKLLGLMSLPTKEKYEELKEKRKQEQEKRLQQERLSAQEALKKRQEPERNRPPVSANGELPQAPRAPRMTKAGGWLPSADSGQTRSELEDPLLQQIENIQSFLRQAREAKRTDEVTMLEENLRQLQDEYDQQQTSLAIALSQRLAEERSLQLGEFHRLEAWEREDREPQGPAVGSTESSFTRERFQDVSPAGGFQGEQDTEADDLTPTAERSPSSVRAFPALTSQEESPPRLRSLGGHITPPGGEGPNSTPLNPFDEEDSTPVEEDPTNPFSEDIKREHKDVTNGKKEYNPFEEDVEENSPAEPVPRNPFEDDDDTDPSNPFTEASGNSPGVSTNPFDGEDDDEALPDLDMIEEELLLQQIDNIRAYIFDAKLSGRLDEVQLLSENLRELQHTLQEQKKKKH; translated from the exons ATGGCCTCCGGCTACCCTCCGCCCTTCGAGGGCACAGGCGAAGTGAAGGAGGGCTTCCTTTGCCCACTGTGCCTGAAAGACCTGCAGTCGTTCTACCAGCTCCAGGACCACTACGAAGAGGAGCACTCTGGGGATGACCGTCATGTGAGGGGGCAACTTAAAA GTTTGGTTCAGAAGGCAAAGAAAGCTAAAGACAAGTTCCTaaagagggatggagatgaCCGACCGGATACTGGCAGCTATGAGTCCTTCTACTATGGTGGAGTTGACCCGTATATGTGGGAGCCTCAGGAACTGG GGGCAACTCGAAGTCACCTGGACGTATTCAAAAAACACAGGGCAGCCAGGATAGACCATTATGTGATTGAGGTCAACAAGCTCATCATCAGACTGGAGAAG TTGACGTCGTTCGACAGGATTAACTCCGATGCTGCCAAAATCAGAG CTATTGAGAAGTCTGTAGTTTCATGGGTGAGTGACTCGGACGTCCCGTTCTGTCCCGACTGTGGAAACAAGTTCAACATGCGAAACAGACGCCACCACTGTCGTCTCTGTGGGTCTATCATGTGTCGGAGGTGCATGGACTTTGTCCCCATACCTTTGGCCC AGAAGCTGATAAGCGGGACACGAGAAGCCCTGTGTGCACACGGAAGCCCCGGTCACTCCCAGTCTCCCCCGGCAGCAGGCGGCAGCAGTGGCATGGGCTCCAGGAGAGGCAGCATCAGCAGCCTGAGCAGCGTCACCTCCATGCTGGAGGAAAAGGACGACGAGAAGATCCGCTGCTGCCACCACTGTATGGACACACTGTTAAAGAGACAGCAGAAGTTGGAAGAGAAGGACCACATGCCTGACATCGTGAAACTTTATGAG AGGCTCAGGATGTGCATGGACAAAGTGGATGAAAAGGCTCCCGAATATATCCGAATGGCCGAGTCTCTCAA TGCCGGAGAAACCACGTACAACCTCGACACTGCTGGTGGACTCAGACTTGAAGTACAGAAATACTATGAACTGATTGACGCATTAAG tAAGAGGATTTTAACACTGGGAGTTAAAGATGATCCACCACCGCATCCAAAGTCGCTCCAACTGCAGAGGATGGTTCGATATACAGCCACACTATTTGTTCAG GAGAAGCTGTTAGGTCTCATGTCTTTACCCACTAAGGAGAAATATGAAGAgctaaaagaaaagaggaaacaagaacAAGAGAAGAGACTCCAACAAGAGAGACTG TCAGCCCAGGAGGCCCTGAAGAAGAGGCAGGAGCCTGAGAGAAACCGTCCACCTGTCAGTGCTAACGGAGAGCTGCCGCAAGCCCCTAGAGCGCCACGCATGACCAAAGCTGGTGGCTGGTTGCCCTCGGCGGACTCGGGTCAAACACGCAGCGAGCTGGAGGACCCCCTCCTGCAGCAGATTGAGAACATTCAGTCGTTCCTCCGCCAAGCGCGGGAGGCCAAGAGAACAGACGAGGTCACCATGCTGGAGGAGAACCTGCGTCAGCTGCAGGACGAATACGACCAGCAGCAGACCAGCCTGGCCATCGCTCTCTCCCAGAGGCTGGCTGAAGAGAGGAGCTTGCAGCTGGGGGAGTTCCATCGCCTGGAGGCctgggagagggaggacagggagCCACAGGGCCCCGCCGTGGGCTCCACTGAGTCTTCCTTCACCAGGGAGAGGTTTCAAGATGTCAGCCCAGCAGGCGGCTTCCAGGGAGAGCAAGACACTGAAGCAGACGATCTGACTCCTACAGCCGAGAGGAGCCCGTCATCTGTCAGAGCATTCCCTGCTCTCACGAGCCAGGAGGAGTCGCCTCCCAGGTTGAGGAGCTTAGGGGGGCACATAACCCCGCCTGGTGGCGAAGGACCGAACAGCACTCCCCTCAACCCTTTTGATGAGGAGGACTCCACTCCCGTTGAGGAGGATCCAACCAATCCTTTCTCGGAGGACATCAAGAGGGAACACAAAGACGTGACCAATGGTAAGAAAGAATACAACCCCTTTGAGGAGGACGTTGAGGAGAACAGTCCGGCTGAGCCCGTACCCAGGAACCCCTttgaggacgacgacgacaccgACCCAAGTAACCCTTTCACAGAGGCCTCTGGGAATTCTCCAGGAGTGTCGACCAACCCCTTTGACGGGGAAGACGACGACGAAGCTCTGCCCGATTTGGACATGATAGAGGaggaactgctgctgcagcagatcgACAACATCAGGGCCTACATTTTTGACGCCAAGCTCAGCGGCCGCCTCGACGAGGTGCAGCTCTTGTCAGAGAACCTGAGAGAGCTGCAGCACACCCTACaagagcaaaagaagaagaagcactgA